Proteins co-encoded in one Bacillus paramycoides genomic window:
- the ilvE gene encoding branched-chain-amino-acid transaminase, whose protein sequence is MGNQYIYMNGEFVEKEKAVVSVYDHGFLYGDGVFEGIRSYGGNVFCLKEHVKRLYESAKSILLTIPLTIEEMEEAVLQTLQKNEYADAYIRLIVSRGKGDLGLDPRSCVKPSVIIIAEQLKLFPQEFYDNGLSVVSVASRRNTPDALDPRIKSMNYLNNVLVKIEAAQAGVLEALMLNQQGYVCEGSGDNVFVVKDGKVLTPPSYLGALEGITRNSVIELCERLHIPCEERPFTRHDVYVADEVFLTGTAAELIPVVKVDSREIGDGKPGRLTKQLTEEFKKLTRERGIRVPGLAESLL, encoded by the coding sequence ATGGGAAATCAGTACATTTATATGAATGGGGAATTTGTAGAAAAAGAAAAGGCAGTTGTTTCAGTATATGATCACGGTTTTTTATACGGAGACGGTGTATTTGAAGGAATTCGTAGTTATGGTGGAAATGTATTTTGTTTAAAGGAACATGTAAAACGATTATATGAATCGGCAAAATCTATTTTACTTACAATCCCGTTGACGATTGAAGAAATGGAGGAAGCAGTTTTACAAACATTGCAAAAAAACGAGTATGCGGATGCCTACATTCGGTTAATTGTTTCAAGAGGAAAGGGTGACTTAGGACTCGATCCGAGAAGTTGTGTGAAACCGAGCGTTATTATCATTGCAGAACAATTAAAGTTATTCCCACAGGAATTTTACGATAATGGATTAAGCGTTGTATCTGTTGCATCAAGACGTAACACGCCAGATGCATTAGACCCACGCATTAAGTCAATGAACTACTTAAATAACGTACTTGTAAAAATTGAAGCGGCGCAAGCAGGAGTGCTAGAGGCACTTATGTTAAATCAACAAGGATATGTTTGTGAAGGATCTGGAGATAATGTTTTCGTTGTGAAAGATGGAAAGGTGTTAACACCTCCTTCTTATTTAGGAGCGCTAGAAGGTATTACGAGAAATAGTGTTATCGAGCTATGTGAGCGACTTCATATTCCATGTGAGGAAAGGCCATTTACTCGTCATGACGTATATGTAGCAGATGAAGTGTTTTTAACGGGAACGGCAGCAGAATTAATTCCAGTTGTAAAAGTTGATTCAAGAGAAATTGGGGATGGGAAACCAGGAAGGTTAACGAAACAATTGACAGAGGAATTTAAAA